Genomic window (Kosakonia sp. BYX6):
GGCGCTGGTTGCTGCCAGTGTGATTGTGACGGCGATTCTGGTGCCGATTATCACCGCGCTGTATGCAAGACGTTTCGGTAAACTGCCGGAACACGCCGCCGAGGCGGAGAAAACCGCCGAATCAGCGAGCCACTAAAACTCGCCGAATATCTCATCCACCATCGCCGTGGCGATGCGGGTTGCCGAGCAAAGTCTCGGCATTCCGAGCGCCACGGTTTGCCAACTTTGCGTAACCGACCAGCAAATCGGGTGACGCTCTGCATCACACCAGTCGCCAAGCCAGCCGAGCAAATCTTTGTAATCCATCAATCCCGGTGTTGAAGGCGTTGCCAACCATTGATGGTAGAAATGGCGCGTTGCCGGTGAAGCATTAATGCCCTGCGCCAGAAAATCAGACGCCATCGCCCGCAGATTATCTTTCAGCATCTTCGCCACATCGTCGTTGGCTAAACGACACGCGTCGCCGAAGGCTCCCCAGCGCAACTCTTCCAGCGCGATGTAACAGCGCCCGGCCATCGACCAGCCGTTGTAACTTCCGGCGCGCCAGTGGGTAAAGACCTGATCGCTGTGAACGCCCGCCTGTACCGCCAGCCCGCGCTGAGTAAGCGCTTTCTCTTTCCACACCGCGCGTTGGCTAAAGTGAGTGACCAGCTCGTCATATTGCTGCTGCAAACCCGGTTGCGTATTGCCGGGACGGCGCTCCGCCTGTTGCAGTGACATCAGCCGTTGGGTAATGCGCGTCAGCGCGAGATGACCCGGATCGAGCATGCTGGCCAGTTTTTCCGCCAGCCCAAGACGCAGCGTATCGTTTTCGTTGAGCACGCCGGACATCGCCCATGGCCGCAATTGCGTTTGCGCCATGACCTCCTGCGTCAACCGTTCACGAAACAACTGCTGTTGGGGCACGATCGCCGTCTGGCGCGGCGCATCGACGCCCTGCACCAAGTCCACGATAAATTTAGGATGGATACACTCCAGTACGCGTCCTGGCCCGTCCAGTAGTCGATTTTTCATGGTTGATCTGCCGCGAATAAGGTTTGTATGTCATCGCGTAACAGACGCGCGTCCTCATGGATCCAACTCGCCGTCCTGATGGATTGTTGCAGATGCTGTCGCAACGCGGTCACTGAGGATTCGTTTTGCTGACGAATCGCCAGACTGTCACGCAAACTTTCCTGGAGTCCCGCGAGACTTAACGAGAACTCGGCGAAAAATGTTGCCATCCCCGCCGTGACTGAAACATCGACCTGCGCGGCCAACGCTTTACGAATTTGTTCACAAAAATGAGCAACATGGGCGATCAATTTCTGATGCAGCGAGGCGATATCGATAACATACCGCGTGCGTGTCGCCACATAGTCGTCCCATCCCCAACTGGGGTTGTTCAGCCAGCGCGACACGGTTTCACGCACGCTGCCGGGGCGCTGCGCCTGTGCGGCGGTGGCATCTTCCGGGGCGATAGCATTGCTGAACAGTGAGCGGGTATTGAAGTTCAGCGCGCTCGGCTGAAATGCCGGGAACGAAATGCGCGCGCGGAACCCAGCGTGGCTCAACTCTTCTTTAATCCGTGTTTCGATGGGGCGCATCGCGTCGTTTAACGAGCGCGTCAGCGTGTTTTCCAGCTCGTCAAAACGCAGCGCCAGCTCGCGGCTGATACGCTCCTGCGCCGCCAGTAAAATGGTTTCGCAGGCCGAGCGAATCTTGCTTAAGGCGATTTGCGCCTGGCCTTCATCTTCCAGCACCAACTGGCCGGGGCTAAAGCGTTCATCCAGGCGCAAATCGGCCTGGCTTTCACTGACCATTGCCATTAATTGACCATCGTGGAACCAGGCATCAATGGCTTCGACGATTTCAAACTGCTGGCCGTGAATAAAGATTTCCGCCGCCGCCAGCGCTTCTTCGACTTCGTGTTCAATTTCGTCGCTGACGTTATCCTGGCAGTTACGCAACAGCGCCATATCCTCTTCAAGCCGAACAATATTTTGCTCCAGCTTTTCATAGGCGACGGTCAACCCTTGATAGCGGAAATCGAGGTATTCGCGGGCGCTTTGGGTGTAATTCAATAATTTATGCGAGGCGGAACGCAGCGCGAAAAGCGAGGCGTTGGCATGGGCGGCGTGCAGTAATTTGCGGATTGGCTTCTCAAACAGCGAATCTTCCCACAGCAGATCGGCAGCGTGGTGAATGTGTTCGATATCGTCGAGATCGGCATTGCGCCAGCGACGGCCCAGCGCCGCTTCGGCAAAGTCCTGCACCCAGGGTTGATCTTCCGGATCTGGCAGGCGGCCGTTTGTTTGCAGTTCGTGGCGGGCGCGGTTCGCCAGATAACCCCACATCGACGAAACCGGGAAAATCTGCGTCGGGTTAATGTTGCCTTTCATTAAGGTGCCGGAAATCAGCGCGCGCACCTGATCTTCATCGTCGCTGTTGCGATCCTTCTGATCGAATTTATTCACCAGCGCGTACAGCGGCACAGAGCGACCAACGGCGGAGATCGCTCGGCGGACTTCTTCATCGGAGATCGATTTCAACTGCGTGTAATCCATCACCGCCAGCACCGCCGAGGCGCGCGCCAGTTGCTCGTTGAGCATCTTCTGCAAATGCGGCTGCCCGGCTTCGTTCGGCCCTGGCGTATCCAGCAACGTTAATTGACCGAGTTCATTATCCAGCCCCGCCAGATGCACAAACTCCACCTCAATCACCGGAATATGTTCAATCGCCGCATAAGCGGAAAAGGGGAAATCGACGCCCAGCGCTTTCGACAGACGCACTAAATCATTGAGGCTTTTTAAACAGTGGAAGATGGGCTGCGCGCCCAGGTAATGTTTATCGAACGCATTGCCTTGTTCAATACGCGCCAGCAGCGACGCCATATCGCGATCGATTTCAATCTTTTGCGCCAGCTTTTCGC
Coding sequences:
- a CDS encoding diguanylate cyclase regulator RdcB family protein gives rise to the protein MKNRLLDGPGRVLECIHPKFIVDLVQGVDAPRQTAIVPQQQLFRERLTQEVMAQTQLRPWAMSGVLNENDTLRLGLAEKLASMLDPGHLALTRITQRLMSLQQAERRPGNTQPGLQQQYDELVTHFSQRAVWKEKALTQRGLAVQAGVHSDQVFTHWRAGSYNGWSMAGRCYIALEELRWGAFGDACRLANDDVAKMLKDNLRAMASDFLAQGINASPATRHFYHQWLATPSTPGLMDYKDLLGWLGDWCDAERHPICWSVTQSWQTVALGMPRLCSATRIATAMVDEIFGEF
- the crfC gene encoding clamp-binding protein CrfC — protein: MHTQTIFELSQEAERLLQLSLHNIQALKKMPAATFDETSALGQAESANVLPLHFSARGVEAQQATLHNELRKITRLEMVLAIVGTMKAGKSTTINAIVGTEVLPNRNRPMTALPTLIRHTPGQKEPVLHFSHVGPIDALAQQLQTRLFNYDREKLAQKIEIDRDMASLLARIEQGNAFDKHYLGAQPIFHCLKSLNDLVRLSKALGVDFPFSAYAAIEHIPVIEVEFVHLAGLDNELGQLTLLDTPGPNEAGQPHLQKMLNEQLARASAVLAVMDYTQLKSISDEEVRRAISAVGRSVPLYALVNKFDQKDRNSDDEDQVRALISGTLMKGNINPTQIFPVSSMWGYLANRARHELQTNGRLPDPEDQPWVQDFAEAALGRRWRNADLDDIEHIHHAADLLWEDSLFEKPIRKLLHAAHANASLFALRSASHKLLNYTQSAREYLDFRYQGLTVAYEKLEQNIVRLEEDMALLRNCQDNVSDEIEHEVEEALAAAEIFIHGQQFEIVEAIDAWFHDGQLMAMVSESQADLRLDERFSPGQLVLEDEGQAQIALSKIRSACETILLAAQERISRELALRFDELENTLTRSLNDAMRPIETRIKEELSHAGFRARISFPAFQPSALNFNTRSLFSNAIAPEDATAAQAQRPGSVRETVSRWLNNPSWGWDDYVATRTRYVIDIASLHQKLIAHVAHFCEQIRKALAAQVDVSVTAGMATFFAEFSLSLAGLQESLRDSLAIRQQNESSVTALRQHLQQSIRTASWIHEDARLLRDDIQTLFAADQP